One genomic region from Marinobacter szutsaonensis encodes:
- the nadA gene encoding quinolinate synthase NadA, whose translation MTRAEDRILVQEHLAHEAEPKPLSESEKAELEARIKEELKARDAVLVAHYYTDPDIQRLAEETGGCVADSLKMARFGNQHPASTVVVAGVRFMGETAKILNPEKKVLMPTLEATCSLDVGCPADEFAEYCDQHPDRTVVVYANTSAAVKARADWVVTSSCAQAIVEDLDARGEKILWAPDKHLGHYVQKTTGADMLLWDGSCIVHEEFKYRGLEDLKALYPDAAVLVHPESPDAVVEMADVVGSTSQLIHAVQTLPNQEFIVATDNGIFYKMQQLAPNKTLIEAPTAGNGATCRSCAHCPWMAMNGLENLLNVLQTGSQEVLVDPALRERALKPLQRMLDFTANMNLKAAGNA comes from the coding sequence ATGACACGAGCAGAAGATCGTATCCTTGTTCAGGAGCACCTGGCCCACGAAGCGGAGCCCAAGCCTTTGAGTGAGAGCGAGAAAGCGGAACTCGAGGCCCGAATCAAGGAGGAACTCAAGGCCAGGGATGCTGTGCTCGTTGCTCATTACTACACCGACCCGGACATCCAGCGCCTGGCGGAAGAAACCGGCGGCTGCGTGGCGGACTCCCTGAAGATGGCCCGCTTTGGCAATCAGCATCCGGCCTCCACGGTGGTTGTGGCGGGCGTCCGTTTCATGGGCGAGACTGCCAAAATTCTCAACCCCGAGAAGAAAGTCCTGATGCCGACTCTGGAAGCCACTTGTTCACTGGACGTGGGCTGTCCGGCCGATGAGTTTGCTGAATACTGTGACCAGCACCCCGACCGGACCGTGGTGGTCTATGCCAACACCTCGGCGGCCGTGAAGGCGAGGGCGGACTGGGTGGTTACCTCGAGTTGCGCCCAGGCCATTGTCGAGGACCTGGATGCCCGGGGCGAGAAGATCCTCTGGGCTCCGGACAAGCACCTGGGGCACTATGTGCAGAAGACCACCGGGGCAGACATGCTGCTCTGGGACGGCTCATGCATCGTCCATGAAGAATTCAAGTACCGTGGGCTTGAGGATCTCAAGGCACTGTATCCGGACGCGGCCGTCCTGGTGCATCCGGAGTCCCCGGACGCGGTGGTGGAAATGGCCGATGTGGTGGGTTCCACCTCCCAGCTGATCCATGCGGTGCAGACTCTGCCCAACCAGGAGTTCATCGTCGCCACGGACAACGGCATCTTCTACAAGATGCAGCAGTTGGCGCCCAACAAGACGCTCATCGAGGCGCCCACCGCCGGTAACGGCGCTACCTGCCGAAGCTGTGCCCATTGTCCCTGGATGGCGATGAATGGTCTTGAAAACCTGCTGAACGTGCTGCAGACCGGCAGCCAGGAAGTGCTGGTGGATCCTGCATTGCGGGAGAGGGCATTGAAACCTTTGCAGCGGATGCTGGACTTCACCGCCAACATGAATCTCAAGGCCGCAGGCAACGCCTGA
- a CDS encoding M48 family metalloprotease yields the protein MKLDHGLKTSPRGFLKAAVFALAALLTASPASAQESSLPTIGGTGGGLISGQQESEIGRQVMVSIRRSAPRITDPLVYDYLSAIIYRLVPSAPLQNRELTLALIDSPQLNAFAVPGGIVGVNGGLFLNAATEQQFASVLAHELAHLSQRHFARRVEQQETSAPLTLAGMIAGIVLSAVTQSDIGIAAIAGTQALSVQNMLAYSRSHEQEADRVGMDILASAGMDPRGMPEMFEIMMRQNRLQGNQVPEYLSTHPLTQSRVADTRNRAEQYPHLEIKDGQEYHLMRSRLQVHYAPSPDVAVDTFESYLERPDAKRNHAIRYGLAVAYQANNQLDKAEQELQDLLKQNPGRITLQVTLAEVLNARDKTGEARTLLEDALARNPGNYPISYTLAQTEIAAGNGAAAAEFLKELTRQMPGQEHLWSRLAEAEGMARNIVGVHRARAEYDALMGDLESAQRQLRQAQEKLPAGSPQRQAVTERLAEITRQLQAQRNS from the coding sequence ATGAAACTTGATCATGGCCTAAAAACCTCCCCCCGGGGATTCCTTAAAGCAGCCGTATTTGCACTGGCGGCATTACTGACAGCTTCTCCGGCGTCCGCCCAGGAATCATCGCTGCCAACGATTGGCGGCACCGGCGGGGGATTGATTTCCGGCCAGCAGGAATCCGAGATCGGCCGCCAGGTCATGGTCTCTATCCGGCGGTCGGCCCCCCGTATCACCGACCCCCTGGTCTATGACTATCTCAGCGCCATCATCTATCGCCTGGTGCCTTCGGCTCCTTTGCAGAACCGGGAACTGACCCTGGCACTGATCGACAGCCCCCAACTCAACGCCTTTGCAGTTCCTGGCGGCATTGTCGGCGTCAATGGCGGGCTGTTTCTTAACGCCGCCACGGAACAACAGTTTGCCTCGGTACTTGCCCACGAACTGGCGCACCTGAGCCAACGCCACTTTGCCCGCCGCGTCGAACAGCAGGAAACCAGCGCACCGCTGACCCTCGCAGGCATGATTGCCGGGATTGTGCTTTCCGCGGTTACCCAGTCCGACATCGGCATTGCGGCCATTGCCGGCACCCAGGCTTTGTCAGTGCAGAACATGCTGGCGTATAGCAGATCCCACGAGCAGGAAGCAGACCGGGTCGGCATGGACATCCTTGCCAGTGCCGGCATGGATCCCCGGGGAATGCCGGAAATGTTCGAGATCATGATGCGGCAGAACCGGCTGCAGGGAAACCAGGTCCCGGAATACCTGTCCACTCACCCGCTGACCCAGAGCCGGGTGGCCGATACCCGCAACCGGGCCGAGCAATACCCGCACCTGGAGATAAAGGACGGCCAGGAATACCACCTGATGCGCAGTCGCCTCCAGGTCCATTACGCCCCGTCTCCGGATGTGGCGGTGGATACCTTCGAATCCTACCTTGAGCGCCCCGATGCCAAGAGAAACCATGCGATCCGGTACGGACTCGCCGTGGCTTACCAGGCCAACAATCAGCTGGACAAGGCGGAGCAGGAACTCCAGGACCTTCTCAAGCAGAACCCGGGCCGTATCACCCTGCAGGTTACCCTGGCCGAGGTCCTCAACGCCCGCGATAAGACCGGAGAAGCCCGAACCCTGCTTGAGGATGCACTCGCCCGCAACCCCGGCAACTACCCTATTTCCTATACCCTTGCGCAAACCGAAATTGCCGCGGGTAACGGTGCCGCCGCAGCGGAATTTCTGAAGGAACTCACTCGCCAGATGCCGGGCCAGGAACATCTCTGGTCACGACTGGCGGAAGCGGAAGGTATGGCCCGGAATATCGTTGGCGTGCACCGCGCACGGGCCGAATACGACGCACTGATGGGGGATCTGGAGTCAGCCCAGCGCCAGCTACGCCAGGCCCAGGAAAAACTCCCGGCCGGCTCACCCCAGCGCCAGGCAGTTACCGAACGACTGGCTGAAATTACCCGCCAGCTGCAGGCTCAGCGTAACAGCTGA
- the ybgF gene encoding tol-pal system protein YbgF: MRKRLVALLLVPLALAQVGPVQAQSSAPAQRSSSGNQATAELFYMIQQLQQEVRRLQGQVEEQQHMITRLQEQGRDRYIDLDQRILDLSEKMASQPESAPASSSASGSGDGQAVETREYRQPDAEERKAYNEIQDLIRNQKDYDQAITRLYEFIDKYPEGDLTVNAYYWLGEVYLVKPQLEQAKQAFTIVATRFPDHRKAPDAVYKLGVTLDRLGETDEARRRMQSVVDDYPSSGAAELAKKFLSSANG, from the coding sequence ATGAGAAAACGGCTCGTGGCGTTACTGCTGGTTCCACTTGCGCTTGCGCAGGTGGGGCCGGTTCAGGCGCAATCTTCCGCACCGGCCCAGAGAAGTTCCTCTGGCAACCAGGCAACCGCAGAATTGTTCTATATGATTCAGCAACTCCAGCAGGAGGTGCGCAGGTTGCAGGGGCAGGTGGAAGAGCAGCAGCACATGATCACCCGGTTGCAGGAGCAGGGTCGTGATCGTTACATAGATCTGGACCAGCGTATCCTCGATCTGTCCGAGAAGATGGCGAGCCAGCCGGAATCGGCGCCGGCTTCGTCATCTGCTTCTGGCAGTGGTGACGGGCAGGCGGTGGAAACCCGTGAGTATCGTCAGCCAGATGCCGAGGAGCGCAAGGCCTATAACGAGATTCAGGACCTGATCCGGAACCAGAAGGACTACGACCAGGCCATTACCCGGTTGTACGAGTTCATCGACAAATACCCCGAAGGGGACCTGACGGTGAATGCGTATTACTGGCTGGGTGAGGTGTACCTGGTCAAGCCGCAGCTGGAGCAGGCAAAACAGGCCTTCACCATCGTGGCGACCCGTTTCCCGGACCATCGCAAGGCGCCGGATGCGGTATACAAGCTGGGTGTGACCCTGGATCGTCTGGGCGAAACTGACGAGGCTCGCCGGCGCATGCAGAGCGTCGTTGATGATTATCCGAGCAGCGGTGCGGCGGAGCTTGCAAAGAAGTTCCTTTCCTCTGCAAACGGTTAA
- a CDS encoding AI-2E family transporter codes for MVRILRGLAHKYFSDEEAVILSLILLTGTVFVIWFGAMLAPAIASLIIAFILQGLVTKLNKLGIPEIVAIIGVFVVFLGVLVGFLFGLLPLVWTQVTNLAGEAPRIIREMQSYLELLPEQYPQLISAEAVNTVYQQVSTEVGQLTQWLVSFSLSSIPDLVALLIYMVLVPILVFFFLKDKEVLLGSIARMLPPQRPLMLKIWHEVNLQCANYVRGKAVEILIVGGATYVAFKLLGMPYAALLSLLVGLSVVIPYIGAAVVTIPVAMIGLFAFGWGTHFIWVMVVYGVIQALDGNVLVPVLFSEVNNLHPVAIIVAVLFFGGIWGLWGVFFAIPLATLLKAVFSAWPVKEAEPSPTDELA; via the coding sequence ATGGTCAGGATTTTACGCGGTCTCGCGCACAAATACTTTTCAGATGAAGAAGCTGTCATCCTTTCCCTGATCCTGCTGACGGGAACGGTGTTCGTCATCTGGTTCGGTGCCATGCTGGCGCCGGCCATTGCGTCCCTGATCATTGCCTTTATCCTTCAGGGTCTGGTGACCAAGCTCAACAAGCTGGGCATACCGGAGATCGTCGCGATCATTGGGGTGTTCGTGGTGTTTCTGGGTGTACTTGTGGGTTTCCTGTTCGGTCTCCTGCCACTGGTCTGGACCCAGGTCACCAACCTCGCCGGTGAAGCACCGCGCATCATCCGGGAGATGCAGTCCTACCTTGAACTGCTGCCTGAGCAGTATCCTCAGCTGATTTCCGCGGAAGCGGTCAATACCGTGTACCAGCAGGTCTCCACGGAAGTGGGGCAGCTGACCCAGTGGCTGGTTTCCTTCTCGCTATCCAGTATTCCGGATCTGGTAGCACTGCTGATCTACATGGTGCTGGTGCCGATTCTCGTGTTCTTCTTCCTGAAGGACAAAGAGGTGCTGCTGGGGTCGATCGCCCGTATGCTGCCTCCGCAGCGGCCGTTGATGCTGAAGATCTGGCATGAGGTCAATCTCCAGTGCGCCAACTACGTGCGCGGCAAGGCGGTGGAGATTCTGATCGTCGGCGGGGCGACCTATGTTGCCTTCAAATTGCTGGGTATGCCCTATGCGGCGTTGTTGTCACTGCTGGTGGGCCTGAGCGTTGTGATTCCCTATATCGGTGCCGCTGTGGTGACCATACCGGTTGCCATGATCGGGCTGTTTGCCTTTGGTTGGGGCACTCATTTTATCTGGGTGATGGTGGTTTACGGTGTGATTCAGGCCCTCGACGGCAACGTACTGGTGCCAGTCCTGTTTTCCGAGGTCAACAACCTGCACCCGGTGGCCATCATCGTTGCAGTGCTGTTCTTTGGCGGTATCTGGGGTCTGTGGGGCGTCTTCTTCGCCATTCCGCTGGCGACCCTGCTCAAGGCAGTGTTCTCCGCCTGGCCGGTGAAGGAGGCAGAACCTTCACCGACCGATGAGCTGGCCTGA
- a CDS encoding sulfurtransferase TusA family protein yields the protein MVDRTLDASGLRCPMPLLKTKLELNGMSPGEELEVIATDSGSARDIPAFLALSSHTLVSSTEANGEYRFVIKCGG from the coding sequence ATGGTTGACCGTACACTGGATGCTTCCGGGCTGCGCTGTCCGATGCCTCTGCTGAAAACCAAGCTCGAACTCAACGGGATGTCCCCTGGAGAGGAGCTGGAGGTCATTGCGACCGATTCCGGCTCGGCCCGGGATATCCCGGCGTTCCTCGCGTTGTCCAGCCACACCCTGGTGAGTTCCACCGAGGCCAATGGCGAATACCGGTTTGTGATAAAGTGCGGCGGTTAA